In a genomic window of Streptomyces sp. NBC_01142:
- a CDS encoding helix-turn-helix domain-containing protein translates to MARPEKEIPAKTPMEVAELARELRAIRRGSNLTYKQLSERCHYSAAALSTAASGNAVPKWDIVEAFVRGCGYTGSLDTWSRLHKNALVRAAGEESHKAAAARISEDEQAADAEDRSETTGSIRLPRPRRRIVPDPEGAIPGQPDGLLALVQQFMEHHQPDELERVTSPTVDHMHTALALCTTPEDVLSLMRELVADKGLTISDLEKRSATFYRISAATFSHVLTGKELPTTEWLHIFLTACGLEAERTLIWHHTATRIKIANLRHRNTPPPLNQPVKESRSPFSERWERMARMFLGAAAIAAVTYSLLSR, encoded by the coding sequence GTGGCGCGTCCTGAGAAGGAGATTCCTGCCAAGACGCCGATGGAGGTGGCGGAGCTCGCCCGCGAACTACGGGCGATCCGTCGCGGCAGCAACTTGACGTACAAGCAGCTGTCCGAGCGCTGCCACTACTCCGCCGCGGCCTTGTCCACGGCGGCCTCCGGGAACGCCGTACCGAAGTGGGACATCGTCGAGGCGTTCGTGCGAGGTTGCGGGTACACCGGCAGCCTCGACACGTGGTCGCGGCTCCACAAGAACGCGTTGGTCCGGGCGGCCGGCGAGGAGTCCCACAAGGCCGCTGCGGCCCGGATCTCCGAAGACGAGCAGGCTGCGGATGCCGAGGATCGAAGCGAGACCACGGGATCCATACGGCTTCCCCGCCCCCGGCGAAGGATCGTGCCCGATCCTGAGGGGGCAATACCGGGCCAGCCGGACGGTTTGCTCGCGCTCGTCCAGCAGTTCATGGAGCACCACCAGCCGGACGAGCTCGAACGGGTCACCAGCCCCACGGTGGACCACATGCACACCGCCCTCGCCTTGTGCACGACACCGGAAGATGTCCTGTCGCTGATGCGTGAGCTCGTCGCGGACAAAGGCCTGACGATAAGCGATCTCGAGAAGCGCAGCGCGACGTTCTACCGGATCTCCGCGGCGACCTTCTCCCATGTCCTCACGGGCAAGGAGCTGCCCACCACCGAGTGGCTGCACATCTTCCTCACCGCGTGCGGACTCGAGGCGGAGCGGACACTGATCTGGCACCACACAGCAACGCGTATCAAGATCGCCAATCTGCGTCACCGCAACACCCCTCCGCCACTGAACCAGCCGGTGAAGGAGAGCCGGTCCCCGTTCTCGGAGCGATGGGAGCGCATGGCTCGGATGTTCCTGGGTGCCGCCGCCATCGCCGCGGTGACCTATTCACTGCTCTCCCGCTGA
- the radA gene encoding DNA repair protein RadA has protein sequence MAAARTKSAKDRPSYRCTECGWTTAKWLGRCPECQAWGTVEEYGAPAVRTTAAGRVSTAAVPIGQVDVRQATARSTGVDELDRVLGGGLVPGAVVLLAGEPGVGKSTLLLDVAAKAASDEHRTLYVTGEESASQVRLRADRINALHDHLYLAAETDLSAVLGHLDAVKPSLLILDSVQTVASPEIDGAPGGMAQVREVAGALIRASKERGMSTLLVGHVTKDGAIAGPRLLEHLVDVVLSFEGDRHARLRLVRGVKNRYGATDEVGCFELHDEGITGLADPSGLFLTRRAEAVPGTCLTVTLEGRRPLVAEVQALTVDSQIPSPRRTTSGLETSRVSMMLAVLEQRGRITALGKRDIYSATVGGVKLSEPAADLAIALALASAASDTPLPKNLVAIGEVGLAGEVRRVTGVQRRLAEAHRLGFTHALVPSDPGKVPPGMKVTEVADMGDALRVLPRGRQRASDAPSGKERAQAPRDGDTRR, from the coding sequence ATGGCTGCTGCCCGTACGAAATCCGCGAAGGACCGGCCGTCCTACCGTTGCACCGAATGCGGCTGGACGACCGCCAAGTGGCTCGGCCGCTGCCCCGAATGCCAGGCCTGGGGGACGGTCGAGGAGTACGGCGCGCCCGCTGTCCGCACGACCGCCGCCGGCCGCGTCTCCACCGCCGCCGTCCCCATCGGCCAGGTCGACGTCCGGCAGGCGACCGCCCGCTCCACCGGGGTGGACGAGCTCGACCGGGTCCTGGGCGGCGGACTTGTGCCCGGCGCCGTCGTGCTGCTCGCGGGCGAGCCCGGCGTCGGCAAGTCGACGCTGCTGCTCGACGTCGCCGCGAAGGCCGCGAGCGACGAGCACCGCACCCTGTACGTCACGGGCGAGGAGTCCGCGAGCCAGGTCCGGCTGCGAGCCGACCGCATCAACGCCCTGCACGACCACCTCTATCTCGCCGCCGAGACCGATTTGTCCGCCGTCCTCGGCCACTTGGACGCGGTCAAGCCGTCTCTGCTGATCCTCGACTCCGTACAGACCGTGGCCTCCCCCGAGATCGACGGCGCACCCGGTGGCATGGCCCAGGTCCGCGAGGTCGCGGGCGCGCTGATCCGTGCCTCCAAGGAGCGCGGCATGTCCACACTCCTGGTCGGCCATGTCACCAAGGACGGCGCGATCGCGGGACCACGTCTGCTCGAGCATCTGGTGGACGTCGTGCTGTCCTTCGAGGGCGACCGGCATGCGCGCCTGCGTCTCGTTCGGGGCGTGAAGAACCGCTACGGCGCGACGGACGAGGTCGGCTGCTTCGAGCTGCACGACGAGGGCATCACCGGGCTCGCCGACCCGTCGGGCCTCTTCCTCACCCGCCGTGCCGAGGCCGTCCCCGGCACCTGTCTGACGGTCACTCTCGAAGGCCGCCGCCCGCTCGTGGCCGAGGTACAGGCGCTGACCGTCGACTCACAGATCCCCTCGCCCCGGCGCACCACCTCCGGCCTGGAGACCTCCCGGGTCTCGATGATGCTCGCCGTCCTCGAGCAGCGCGGCCGGATCACCGCGCTCGGCAAGCGCGACATCTACAGCGCGACCGTCGGCGGCGTGAAGCTCTCCGAGCCTGCCGCGGACCTGGCGATCGCGCTCGCGCTGGCCTCGGCCGCCAGCGACACCCCGCTCCCCAAGAACCTGGTCGCGATCGGCGAAGTGGGTCTCGCAGGCGAGGTCAGACGGGTCACGGGCGTCCAGCGCCGACTGGCCGAGGCGCACCGGCTGGGCTTCACGCACGCCCTCGTTCCGTCCGATCCCGGGAAGGTCCCGCCCGGCATGAAGGTCACGGAAGTGGCCGACATGGGGGACGCGCTGAGAGTGCTTCCGCGCGGTCGGCAGAGGGCTTCGGACGCCCCCTCGGGCAAAGAGCGGGCACAGGCCCCACGGGACGGTGACACTCGCCGGTAG
- the disA gene encoding DNA integrity scanning diadenylate cyclase DisA translates to MAANDRAAAPGKSGAGSGNEALIRAALSAVAPGQALRDGLERILRGNTGGLIVLGMDRTVESMCTGGFVLNVEFTATRLRELCKLDGALILDKDITKILRAGVQLVPDASIPTEETGTRHRTADRVSRQCGFPVVSVSQSMRLIALYVDGERRVLEESAAILSRANQALATLERYKLRLDEVAGTLSALEIEDLVTVRDVTAVAQRLEMVRRIATEIAEYVVELGTDGRLLSLQLDELIAGVEPERELVVRDYVPEPTAKRSRTVDEALTELNDLTHAELLELPTVARALGYSGSPETLDSAVSPRGYRLLAKVPRLPGAIIERLVEHFGGLQKLLAASVDDLQTVDGVGEARARSVREGLSRLAESSILERYV, encoded by the coding sequence GTGGCAGCCAACGACCGGGCAGCAGCACCCGGAAAGTCCGGCGCAGGCTCCGGCAACGAAGCACTGATCCGCGCCGCCCTGAGCGCGGTCGCGCCCGGCCAGGCCCTGCGCGACGGCCTGGAACGGATCCTCCGCGGAAACACCGGTGGCCTGATCGTCCTCGGCATGGACAGAACAGTCGAATCGATGTGTACCGGCGGGTTTGTACTGAATGTGGAGTTCACCGCCACCCGGCTGCGCGAGCTGTGCAAGCTGGACGGCGCGCTCATCCTCGACAAGGACATCACCAAGATCCTCCGGGCCGGTGTGCAGCTGGTCCCTGACGCGTCCATCCCGACCGAGGAGACCGGCACCCGCCACCGCACCGCGGACCGGGTCTCCCGGCAGTGCGGCTTCCCGGTCGTCTCCGTCTCGCAGTCGATGCGTCTGATCGCGCTGTACGTGGACGGGGAGCGCCGGGTCCTGGAGGAGTCGGCCGCGATCCTCTCCCGCGCCAACCAGGCGCTGGCGACCCTGGAGCGGTACAAGCTCCGCCTCGACGAGGTCGCGGGCACGCTCTCCGCCCTGGAGATCGAGGACCTGGTCACGGTCCGGGACGTCACGGCTGTGGCGCAGCGCCTGGAGATGGTGCGCCGGATCGCCACCGAAATCGCCGAGTACGTGGTGGAGTTGGGCACCGACGGCCGCCTCCTCTCGCTCCAGCTGGACGAGTTGATCGCGGGCGTGGAGCCGGAGCGCGAACTGGTCGTCCGCGACTATGTCCCCGAGCCGACGGCGAAGCGTTCCCGCACGGTGGACGAGGCGCTCACCGAGCTGAACGACCTCACCCACGCGGAGCTTCTCGAACTGCCCACGGTGGCAAGGGCGTTGGGTTACAGCGGCTCTCCCGAGACGCTCGACTCCGCGGTCTCGCCGCGCGGATACCGGCTGCTGGCCAAGGTGCCGCGGCTGCCCGGCGCGATCATCGAGCGGCTCGTCGAGCACTTCGGCGGACTGCAGAAGCTGCTCGCGGCCAGCGTCGACGATCTGCAGACGGTCGACGGCGTGGGCGAGGCGCGGGCCCGCAGCGTGCGCGAGGGCCTCTCGCGGCTCGCCGAGTCCTCGATACTCGAGCGGTACGTCTAG
- a CDS encoding phosphatase PAP2 family protein, whose protein sequence is MDSSITRGLYRDITDFAHTTPAWVHHLAELFTEAGLLLFAALFVIAWWRARSGDPRAIALAVLAPLATAAGYVVSELLKSVVDEERPCRSVAGAAASLVPCPPTGDWSFPSNHSAIAGAAAVALALAWPRVALLTVPLAVLMAFSRVFVGVHYPHDVMAGLVLGATVTVLFVMALVRPARALVATMRTSRTGLVVWFAGQGRG, encoded by the coding sequence ATGGACAGCAGCATCACCCGCGGTCTCTACCGCGACATCACCGACTTCGCCCACACCACGCCCGCGTGGGTTCACCATCTCGCCGAACTCTTCACCGAGGCAGGGCTACTGCTCTTCGCGGCGCTCTTCGTCATCGCGTGGTGGCGGGCCCGCAGCGGCGACCCACGCGCGATAGCCCTCGCCGTACTCGCTCCGCTCGCAACCGCCGCGGGCTATGTCGTGAGCGAGTTGCTCAAGTCGGTGGTCGACGAGGAGCGTCCGTGCCGTTCGGTGGCGGGCGCCGCCGCATCGCTGGTGCCCTGCCCGCCGACCGGCGACTGGTCCTTCCCCAGCAACCACTCGGCGATCGCCGGAGCGGCGGCGGTCGCGCTTGCCCTGGCCTGGCCGCGCGTCGCACTGCTGACCGTGCCGCTGGCGGTGCTGATGGCCTTCTCCCGGGTCTTCGTCGGGGTCCACTACCCGCACGACGTGATGGCGGGGCTGGTGCTGGGCGCCACGGTCACCGTCCTCTTCGTCATGGCGCTGGTCCGCCCGGCGCGGGCGCTCGTCGCCACGATGCGTACGAGCCGTACGGGCCTGGTGGTCTGGTTCGCGGGGCAGGGCCGCGGCTGA
- a CDS encoding A/G-specific adenine glycosylase — MTETTAEITATSDPVAVPADPASLHTPVIAWFDQHARDLPWRRPEAGAWGVMVSEFMLQQTPVSRVLPVYEQWLARWPRPADLAAEAPGEAVRAWGRLGYPRRALRLHGAAQAITERHGGDVPSNHGQLLSLPGIGEYTAAAVASFAYGQRHAVLDTNVRRVFARAATGIQYPPNATTAAERKLARALLPEDEPTAARWAAASMELGALVCTAKNEDCARCPISARCAWRLAGKPAYDGPQRRGQTYAGTDRQVRGKLLAVLREALAPVPQSALDAVWHEPVQRARALDGLVADGLVEPLGNGEFRLPLT, encoded by the coding sequence ATGACTGAGACCACCGCTGAGATCACCGCGACGTCCGACCCGGTGGCCGTACCCGCCGATCCGGCGTCCCTCCACACACCCGTCATCGCATGGTTCGACCAGCACGCCCGCGATCTGCCCTGGCGTCGTCCCGAGGCCGGCGCCTGGGGGGTGATGGTCAGCGAGTTCATGCTGCAGCAGACCCCGGTCAGCCGCGTGCTGCCGGTGTACGAGCAGTGGCTGGCCCGCTGGCCGCGCCCGGCCGATCTCGCGGCCGAGGCCCCCGGCGAGGCGGTCCGCGCCTGGGGCCGGCTGGGCTATCCGCGACGCGCGCTGCGGCTGCACGGGGCTGCCCAGGCGATAACGGAGCGGCACGGCGGCGACGTACCGAGCAACCATGGGCAGTTGCTCTCGCTGCCCGGCATCGGCGAGTACACGGCGGCGGCGGTGGCCTCCTTCGCGTACGGGCAGCGGCATGCGGTCCTCGACACCAATGTCCGCCGGGTCTTCGCCCGCGCGGCGACCGGCATCCAGTACCCGCCGAACGCGACGACCGCCGCCGAACGCAAGCTCGCCCGCGCGCTGCTTCCCGAGGACGAGCCGACCGCGGCCCGCTGGGCGGCGGCCTCCATGGAGCTCGGCGCACTGGTGTGCACCGCGAAGAACGAGGACTGCGCGCGCTGCCCGATCTCCGCGCGCTGCGCCTGGCGGCTGGCCGGGAAGCCCGCCTACGACGGGCCGCAGCGCCGGGGCCAGACGTACGCCGGGACGGACCGTCAGGTGCGCGGCAAACTCCTCGCCGTACTGCGGGAGGCTCTCGCTCCGGTGCCGCAGTCGGCGCTCGACGCGGTCTGGCACGAGCCGGTGCAGCGGGCGCGGGCGCTGGACGGACTGGTCGCCGACGGCCTCGTCGAGCCCCTGGGTAACGGCGAGTTCCGCCTCCCTCTCACCTGA